In the Chlorobium limicola DSM 245 genome, one interval contains:
- a CDS encoding monovalent cation/H+ antiporter complex subunit F, with protein MTIIDLSVDTAVAVIGLSILIIFMRLVIGPSIADRVVALDLLSANAIAFIAVYSIKNDSTTFLDVGIIVAILAFLGTVAFAFYLGKGKKQ; from the coding sequence ATGACTATCATTGATCTGTCGGTGGATACGGCGGTGGCTGTTATCGGCCTCTCCATTCTGATCATTTTCATGCGACTGGTCATTGGCCCTTCGATAGCCGACCGGGTGGTTGCGCTCGATCTTCTCTCGGCGAACGCCATCGCATTCATAGCGGTTTATTCCATAAAGAACGATTCGACAACATTTCTTGACGTAGGCATCATCGTCGCCATTCTCGCTTTTCTTGGAACGGTGGCTTTTGCCTTTTATCTCGGAAAGGGGAAAAAACAATGA
- the rsxE gene encoding electron transport complex subunit RsxE, with the protein MKESLNILTRGLVQENPVTKMLLGLCPVLAVTTSAVNGLGMGLATTFVLLGSNMVISLTSKLIPDTVRIPSFVLIIATFVTIVDMLIKAFSPELNQSLGIFIPLIVVNCIILGRAEAFASRSGLWYSMLDAIGMGAGFTLSLLLLSSIREILGAGTIFNMPLVGEDASTILVFALPPGAFASLGAIIALMNALEKKKGAAA; encoded by the coding sequence ATGAAAGAATCGCTGAATATTCTTACAAGGGGACTGGTTCAGGAGAACCCGGTCACAAAAATGCTGCTTGGGCTCTGCCCGGTACTTGCGGTCACGACATCGGCGGTCAACGGGCTGGGCATGGGCCTGGCGACAACCTTCGTTCTGCTCGGTTCGAACATGGTCATCTCGCTCACCTCGAAGCTCATACCCGACACCGTTCGCATCCCCTCCTTCGTGCTGATCATCGCGACCTTCGTCACCATTGTCGATATGCTGATCAAGGCATTTTCGCCCGAGCTCAACCAGTCGCTCGGCATCTTCATTCCCCTGATCGTCGTCAACTGCATCATTCTCGGAAGAGCCGAAGCCTTTGCCAGCCGTTCGGGGCTCTGGTACTCGATGCTCGACGCCATCGGTATGGGCGCCGGGTTCACGCTGTCGCTGCTCCTGCTCTCCTCCATAAGGGAGATTCTCGGAGCAGGCACCATCTTCAACATGCCGCTCGTCGGTGAAGATGCCTCGACGATCCTTGTCTTCGCTCTTCCTCCGGGGGCATTTGCAAGCCTTGGAGCCATTATCGCCCTGATGAACGCCCTCGAAAAGAAAAAAGGAGCTGCAGCATGA
- the mnhG gene encoding monovalent cation/H(+) antiporter subunit G, with protein MRETAGGILVLLGTFFILISAIGIFRMPDLYTRMSATTKASTLGIGLVLAGTVLYWFDIAIAARAISIIVFLFLTAPVAAHIIGRAAYFDGVPLWKHTKIDELAEDLKNRGEDSE; from the coding sequence ATGAGAGAGACAGCCGGAGGCATACTGGTGCTGCTGGGCACGTTTTTTATTCTGATCTCGGCGATCGGCATTTTCAGAATGCCCGACCTCTATACCAGAATGTCCGCCACGACGAAGGCCTCGACGCTCGGTATCGGTCTCGTGCTTGCGGGCACGGTTCTGTACTGGTTCGATATCGCCATAGCCGCAAGAGCGATATCGATTATCGTGTTCCTCTTCCTGACCGCCCCCGTTGCCGCTCATATCATCGGCAGGGCGGCCTATTTCGACGGGGTTCCGCTCTGGAAGCACACGAAAATCGACGAACTGGCGGAGGATCTGAAAAACAGGGGTGAGGATTCGGAGTGA
- the rsxA gene encoding electron transport complex subunit RsxA has translation MTEYLLIIVSAVFVNNVVFARFLGICPYLGVSKKLDTALGMGFAVTFVMTISTAITYVLYYGILVPYKIEFMQTVMYILVIASLVQLVEIVLKKVSKSLYSALGIYLPLITTNCAILGVALLAIQEKYSLLLSVLFAFFSAVGFILAIVIFAGIRERLEDADIPKPFKNVPIGLISAAILSLAFMGFSGLVK, from the coding sequence ATGACCGAATATCTGCTCATTATCGTCAGCGCGGTATTTGTCAACAACGTCGTATTCGCGCGCTTTCTCGGTATCTGTCCCTATCTGGGCGTTTCGAAAAAACTCGATACCGCTCTCGGTATGGGTTTTGCCGTCACCTTCGTCATGACCATATCGACCGCCATCACCTATGTGCTCTACTACGGCATACTCGTACCCTACAAAATCGAGTTCATGCAGACCGTCATGTACATCCTCGTCATCGCGTCACTGGTGCAGCTCGTCGAAATTGTCCTGAAAAAGGTCAGCAAATCGCTCTACAGCGCGCTTGGCATCTATCTGCCGCTCATCACCACCAACTGTGCCATTCTCGGAGTCGCGCTGCTTGCCATCCAGGAGAAATACTCCCTGCTCCTTTCGGTGCTCTTCGCATTCTTTTCGGCCGTCGGCTTCATTCTGGCCATCGTCATTTTTGCAGGGATACGCGAGCGGCTTGAAGATGCCGATATTCCGAAGCCGTTCAAAAATGTGCCGATCGGCCTCATATCCGCCGCGATCCTCTCGCTTGCATTCATGGGTTTTTCCGGTCTCGTGAAATAA
- a CDS encoding RnfABCDGE type electron transport complex subunit G, which yields MRPVIFLTLAALISAALLATVSDFTREPIAAAKAEMKRKAIEQIFPFEVENMKTVTKGKSVFYEVYDSENALRGIAVEADTDKGYGGTIEILLGVSPEHRVIDYKVLSHLETPGLGDKIDKPKFRKQFHEKILEGPIWKVHKDGGFVDELTAATISSRAITDAVQNGLEQINEHYSNTAEQ from the coding sequence ATGAGACCCGTCATCTTTCTTACCCTGGCAGCCCTGATAAGCGCAGCGCTTCTGGCGACTGTCAGCGACTTTACCCGCGAGCCGATTGCCGCGGCGAAAGCCGAAATGAAACGCAAGGCAATCGAGCAGATTTTTCCGTTCGAGGTTGAGAACATGAAAACCGTTACAAAAGGAAAAAGCGTCTTTTACGAGGTCTATGACAGCGAAAACGCTCTCAGGGGAATTGCCGTAGAAGCCGATACCGACAAAGGGTATGGCGGCACCATAGAAATTCTGCTCGGCGTATCGCCCGAACACCGGGTCATAGACTACAAGGTACTCTCCCATCTTGAGACGCCCGGACTCGGGGACAAAATCGACAAGCCGAAATTCCGTAAACAGTTTCATGAAAAAATTCTTGAGGGCCCCATCTGGAAAGTCCATAAGGACGGGGGGTTTGTCGATGAGCTCACTGCGGCAACCATATCCTCGCGAGCCATAACCGATGCGGTGCAGAATGGGCTCGAACAGATCAACGAACACTATTCCAATACTGCCGAACAATGA